From Nymphalis io chromosome 12, ilAglIoxx1.1, whole genome shotgun sequence, a single genomic window includes:
- the LOC126772166 gene encoding integrator complex subunit 7 isoform X2 has product MIGIRLNTFNDSSGEPEQDANSALTELDKGLRSGKVGEQCEAIVRFPRLFEKYPFPILINSSFLKLSDVFRMGNNFLRLWVLRVCQQSEKHLDKILNVDEFLRRVYSVLHSNDPVARALALRTLGAVAGIIPERQNVHHAIRRGLESHDNVEVDAAIYATTRFAAHSNSFAVAMCNKLSDMVECESTGAERRAKLVRALRTVHGGAVRAQGVLKLLRSLLERFPSSSSVRAAITALTAIAADTVVHVPDQVELLLSLAMNDARSAVRRAALLGLKKLAEHAALWPAECIQNLVHAATDTQDPEHTMLCLQVMQMLVRCPAVCAAAGGARGSPSALRQFCSDAALSVELNHAAIAADVLTRIVVHCYEECLPVEGADLMLALESLVIATGLPNGHNNIHPLRMALRCLVKLSTAEPALYAQRTAAVVGAQLCAGGKRQTALLEALAALGALGAPALPHLLPALEQAKEDCKDPAYDGTTLVLICTVLLQERAGAALTHRINKSWEMKIKDAIQGADGWTRYRVARACLRYGHQNLAADILKRLSKEAPSESAQRWLTALYRAANADARLLEEGISGLEEASAGWESFGDGGAAGGGGCSGCAGCGACTALAPAWAAARARSLAALARAAAAARALCTQPPPAIALAHAQAARDPAARAGAAAGALRAAARALAAQAQRYAALARTAFHAHDCTLRHLHISQHTYAQMAQFLDRITSSQQERPESVTKEIKATSLEETIMLAPSVALAKISSKLFDNPTTSPGITHRHAEAILAAVRALATGACWPRDVCGGAGAAGAAGAGGAGGALCRVSLSPAHRPPPAEHAATLPLAHRLALKLEGVVLPAPTGRRKPKRQVKGVQITVTATPHPRTNEKTVELTNIPPVLTAVQTVTPVRDFFSAQQLVSVNAPGLYTVAVEAAFVDERGELWHTGPRTAIVIKAHEDPTTKGNAQSTRGRF; this is encoded by the exons atgattggaATTAGGTTAAATACATTTAACGATAGTTCAGGGGAACCAGAACAAGATGCGAATTCAGCGTTAACTGAACTAGATAAAG gtcTCAGATCGGGTAAAGTCGGTGAGCAGTGTGAAGCTATCGTTAGGTTTCCGAGGCTGTTTGAAAAATATCCATTTCCAATATTAATAAACTCATCATTCTTAAAATTGTCTGATGTGTTTCGTATGGGCAATAACTTTCTACGCCTGTGGGTTTTACGAGTGTGCCAGCAGAGCGAGAAGCACTTGGATAAGATTCTAAACGTTGATGAGTTCCTGAGAAGAGTATACAGCGTCTTACACTCTAATGATCCAGTGGCCAGGGCCTTAGCACTGAGAACACTTGGTGCTGTTGCCGGGATTATACCGGAGAGGCAAAATGTACATCACGCGATACGACGAGGACTGGAAAGCCACGACAATGTTGAAGTTGATGCTGCTATATATGCCACTACAAGATTTGCAGCTCATTCTAA CTCATTTGCTGTGGCAATGTGTAACAAGTTGTCAGATATGGTGGAATGCGAGAGCACAGGAGCAGAACGAAGAGCTAAGCTCGTCAGAGCATTAAGAACCGTGCATGGTGGAG CTGTTCGTGCCCAAGGTGTACTGAAATTGCTCAGATCGCTCTTAGAAAGGTTTCCGTCATCCAGCTCAGTGCGTGCTGCAATCACAGCTCTTACTGCCATTGCTGCCGATACTGTTGTCCATGTGCCTGATCAG GTAGAACTTCTACTCAGTCTTGCTATGAATGACGCGCGTTCCGCCGTCCGTCGGGCGGCCCTGCTGGGATTGAAAAAGTTAGCTGAACATGCAGCACTCTGGCCGGCTGAGTGCATCCAAAATCTCGTCCACGCCGCGACTGACACACAGGACCCGGAACATACTATGCTCTGCTTACAAGTTATGCAG ATGCTGGTGCGCTGCCCGGCGGTgtgcgcggcggcgggcggcgcgcgcggctcGCCCAGCGCGCTGCGGCAGTTCTGCAGCGACGCGGCGCTCAGCGTGGAGCTGAACCACGCCGCCATCGCCGCCGACGTGCTGACGCGCATCGTCGTGCACTG TTATGAAGAATGTCTTCCGGTGGAAGGAGCTGATCTGATGTTGGCGCTCGAATCTCTGGTCATTGCCACCGGCCTTCCCAACGGACACAACAACATACACCCACTGCGCATGGCTCTACGGTGTCTG GTGAAACTTAGTACAGCGGAACCAGCGTTGTACGCGCAACGGACTGCAGCGGTGGTGGGTGCCCAACTCTGCGCTGGAGGTAAACGGCAAACTGCACTGCTGGAAGCGCTGGCGGCGCTGGGCGCGCTCGGGGCACCCGCACTGCCGCATCTCCTGCCGGCCTTGGAGCAAGCCAA AGAAGATTGCAAAGACCCCGCATACGATGGTACGACCCTCGTGCTGATCTGCACCGTGCTGCTACAGGAGCGCGCCGGAGCGGCTCTTACGCACAGGATCAACAAGTCCTGGGAAATGAAAATAAAGGATGCTATCCAGGGAGCTGACGGATGGACGAGATACAGGGTTGCCAGGGCGTGTTTAAG ATATGGGCATCAGAACTTGGCTGCTGATATTTTGAAGCGACTCTCCAAAGAAGCCCCGAGCGAGTCAGCTCAACGTTGGCTCACTGCACTGTACAGAGCTGCCAATGCCGATGCCAGGCTGTTGGAAGAAG GAATATCCGGGCTCGAGGAGGCGAGCGCCGGCTGGGAGAGCTTCGGCgacggcggcgcggcgggcggcggcggctgCTCGGGCTGCGCGGGCTGCGGCGCGTGCACGGCGCTGGCGCCCGCGTGGgccgcggcgcgcgcgcgctcgCTGGCCGCGCtggcccgcgccgccgccgccgcgcgcgcgctgTGCACGCAGCCGCCGCCCGCCATCGCGCTGGCGCACGCGCAGGCCGCGCGCGACCCcgcggcgcgcgcgggcgcggcggccgGCGCGCTGCGGGCCGCGGCGCGCGCGCTGGCGGCGCAGGCGCAGCGCTACGCCGCGCTCGCGCGCACCGCCTTCCACGCGCACGACTGCACGCTGCGACACCTGCACAT CTCGCAGCACACGTACGCGCAAATGGCGCAATTCCTAGACCGGATAACCTCCAGCCAGCAGGAGCGACCGGAATCGGTTACAAAGGAAATAAAAGCTACAAGTTTAGAGGAGACGATTATGTTGGCGCCCTCGGTCGCCCTCGCCAAGATCTCCTCCAAGCTGTTCGATAACCCCACCACGAGCCCCGGCATCACTCATCGG CACGCGGAGGCGATCCTGGCGGCGGTGCGCGCGCTGGCGACGGGCGCGTGCTGGCCGCGCGACGTgtgcggcggcgcgggcgcggcgggcgcggcgggcgcgggcggcgcgggcggcgcgctgtGCCGCGTGTCGCTGTCGCCCGCGCACCGCCCGCCGCCCGCCGAGCACGCCGCCACGCTGCCGCTCGCGCACCGCCTGGCGCTCAAGCTGGAGGGCGTCGTGCTGCCCGCGCCCACGGG GAGAAGAAAGCCGAAACGTCAAGTGAAGGGAGTGCAGATAACGGTTACGGCGACCCCCCACCCGCGCACTAACGAAAag ACGGTGGAGCTAACGAACATCCCGCCAGTCCTGACCGCGGTGCAGACCGTGACGCCAGTGCGGGACTTCTTCTCGGCGCAGCAGCTGGTTAGTGTAAACGCGCCCGGCCTGTACACGGTGGCAGTGGAGGCCGCCTTTGTCGATGAACGAGGCGAGCTCTGGCACACGGGACCTAGAACGGCCATCGTTATAAAG
- the LOC126772166 gene encoding integrator complex subunit 7 isoform X1: MIGIRLNTFNDSSGEPEQDANSALTELDKGLRSGKVGEQCEAIVRFPRLFEKYPFPILINSSFLKLSDVFRMGNNFLRLWVLRVCQQSEKHLDKILNVDEFLRRVYSVLHSNDPVARALALRTLGAVAGIIPERQNVHHAIRRGLESHDNVEVDAAIYATTRFAAHSNSFAVAMCNKLSDMVECESTGAERRAKLVRALRTVHGGAVRAQGVLKLLRSLLERFPSSSSVRAAITALTAIAADTVVHVPDQVELLLSLAMNDARSAVRRAALLGLKKLAEHAALWPAECIQNLVHAATDTQDPEHTMLCLQVMQMLVRCPAVCAAAGGARGSPSALRQFCSDAALSVELNHAAIAADVLTRIVVHCYEECLPVEGADLMLALESLVIATGLPNGHNNIHPLRMALRCLVKLSTAEPALYAQRTAAVVGAQLCAGGKRQTALLEALAALGALGAPALPHLLPALEQAKEDCKDPAYDGTTLVLICTVLLQERAGAALTHRINKSWEMKIKDAIQGADGWTRYRVARACLRYGHQNLAADILKRLSKEAPSESAQRWLTALYRAANADARLLEEGISGLEEASAGWESFGDGGAAGGGGCSGCAGCGACTALAPAWAAARARSLAALARAAAAARALCTQPPPAIALAHAQAARDPAARAGAAAGALRAAARALAAQAQRYAALARTAFHAHDCTLRHLHISQHTYAQMAQFLDRITSSQQERPESVTKEIKATSLEETIMLAPSVALAKISSKLFDNPTTSPGITHRHAEAILAAVRALATGACWPRDVCGGAGAAGAAGAGGAGGALCRVSLSPAHRPPPAEHAATLPLAHRLALKLEGVVLPAPTGRRKPKRQVKGVQITVTATPHPRTNEKRSFQTVELTNIPPVLTAVQTVTPVRDFFSAQQLVSVNAPGLYTVAVEAAFVDERGELWHTGPRTAIVIKAHEDPTTKGNAQSTRGRF, from the exons atgattggaATTAGGTTAAATACATTTAACGATAGTTCAGGGGAACCAGAACAAGATGCGAATTCAGCGTTAACTGAACTAGATAAAG gtcTCAGATCGGGTAAAGTCGGTGAGCAGTGTGAAGCTATCGTTAGGTTTCCGAGGCTGTTTGAAAAATATCCATTTCCAATATTAATAAACTCATCATTCTTAAAATTGTCTGATGTGTTTCGTATGGGCAATAACTTTCTACGCCTGTGGGTTTTACGAGTGTGCCAGCAGAGCGAGAAGCACTTGGATAAGATTCTAAACGTTGATGAGTTCCTGAGAAGAGTATACAGCGTCTTACACTCTAATGATCCAGTGGCCAGGGCCTTAGCACTGAGAACACTTGGTGCTGTTGCCGGGATTATACCGGAGAGGCAAAATGTACATCACGCGATACGACGAGGACTGGAAAGCCACGACAATGTTGAAGTTGATGCTGCTATATATGCCACTACAAGATTTGCAGCTCATTCTAA CTCATTTGCTGTGGCAATGTGTAACAAGTTGTCAGATATGGTGGAATGCGAGAGCACAGGAGCAGAACGAAGAGCTAAGCTCGTCAGAGCATTAAGAACCGTGCATGGTGGAG CTGTTCGTGCCCAAGGTGTACTGAAATTGCTCAGATCGCTCTTAGAAAGGTTTCCGTCATCCAGCTCAGTGCGTGCTGCAATCACAGCTCTTACTGCCATTGCTGCCGATACTGTTGTCCATGTGCCTGATCAG GTAGAACTTCTACTCAGTCTTGCTATGAATGACGCGCGTTCCGCCGTCCGTCGGGCGGCCCTGCTGGGATTGAAAAAGTTAGCTGAACATGCAGCACTCTGGCCGGCTGAGTGCATCCAAAATCTCGTCCACGCCGCGACTGACACACAGGACCCGGAACATACTATGCTCTGCTTACAAGTTATGCAG ATGCTGGTGCGCTGCCCGGCGGTgtgcgcggcggcgggcggcgcgcgcggctcGCCCAGCGCGCTGCGGCAGTTCTGCAGCGACGCGGCGCTCAGCGTGGAGCTGAACCACGCCGCCATCGCCGCCGACGTGCTGACGCGCATCGTCGTGCACTG TTATGAAGAATGTCTTCCGGTGGAAGGAGCTGATCTGATGTTGGCGCTCGAATCTCTGGTCATTGCCACCGGCCTTCCCAACGGACACAACAACATACACCCACTGCGCATGGCTCTACGGTGTCTG GTGAAACTTAGTACAGCGGAACCAGCGTTGTACGCGCAACGGACTGCAGCGGTGGTGGGTGCCCAACTCTGCGCTGGAGGTAAACGGCAAACTGCACTGCTGGAAGCGCTGGCGGCGCTGGGCGCGCTCGGGGCACCCGCACTGCCGCATCTCCTGCCGGCCTTGGAGCAAGCCAA AGAAGATTGCAAAGACCCCGCATACGATGGTACGACCCTCGTGCTGATCTGCACCGTGCTGCTACAGGAGCGCGCCGGAGCGGCTCTTACGCACAGGATCAACAAGTCCTGGGAAATGAAAATAAAGGATGCTATCCAGGGAGCTGACGGATGGACGAGATACAGGGTTGCCAGGGCGTGTTTAAG ATATGGGCATCAGAACTTGGCTGCTGATATTTTGAAGCGACTCTCCAAAGAAGCCCCGAGCGAGTCAGCTCAACGTTGGCTCACTGCACTGTACAGAGCTGCCAATGCCGATGCCAGGCTGTTGGAAGAAG GAATATCCGGGCTCGAGGAGGCGAGCGCCGGCTGGGAGAGCTTCGGCgacggcggcgcggcgggcggcggcggctgCTCGGGCTGCGCGGGCTGCGGCGCGTGCACGGCGCTGGCGCCCGCGTGGgccgcggcgcgcgcgcgctcgCTGGCCGCGCtggcccgcgccgccgccgccgcgcgcgcgctgTGCACGCAGCCGCCGCCCGCCATCGCGCTGGCGCACGCGCAGGCCGCGCGCGACCCcgcggcgcgcgcgggcgcggcggccgGCGCGCTGCGGGCCGCGGCGCGCGCGCTGGCGGCGCAGGCGCAGCGCTACGCCGCGCTCGCGCGCACCGCCTTCCACGCGCACGACTGCACGCTGCGACACCTGCACAT CTCGCAGCACACGTACGCGCAAATGGCGCAATTCCTAGACCGGATAACCTCCAGCCAGCAGGAGCGACCGGAATCGGTTACAAAGGAAATAAAAGCTACAAGTTTAGAGGAGACGATTATGTTGGCGCCCTCGGTCGCCCTCGCCAAGATCTCCTCCAAGCTGTTCGATAACCCCACCACGAGCCCCGGCATCACTCATCGG CACGCGGAGGCGATCCTGGCGGCGGTGCGCGCGCTGGCGACGGGCGCGTGCTGGCCGCGCGACGTgtgcggcggcgcgggcgcggcgggcgcggcgggcgcgggcggcgcgggcggcgcgctgtGCCGCGTGTCGCTGTCGCCCGCGCACCGCCCGCCGCCCGCCGAGCACGCCGCCACGCTGCCGCTCGCGCACCGCCTGGCGCTCAAGCTGGAGGGCGTCGTGCTGCCCGCGCCCACGGG GAGAAGAAAGCCGAAACGTCAAGTGAAGGGAGTGCAGATAACGGTTACGGCGACCCCCCACCCGCGCACTAACGAAAag CGATCCTTCCAGACGGTGGAGCTAACGAACATCCCGCCAGTCCTGACCGCGGTGCAGACCGTGACGCCAGTGCGGGACTTCTTCTCGGCGCAGCAGCTGGTTAGTGTAAACGCGCCCGGCCTGTACACGGTGGCAGTGGAGGCCGCCTTTGTCGATGAACGAGGCGAGCTCTGGCACACGGGACCTAGAACGGCCATCGTTATAAAG